A window of the Deltaproteobacteria bacterium genome harbors these coding sequences:
- a CDS encoding CpaF family protein, with amino-acid sequence MTAIPIEVFEHTLLEFFAPIRPYLEDPGVSEILINGPRSIIVERSGQLMPVPAAFDSDAAIEAALRNLAQYVGRRFDREHPILEGRMPDGSRVEAILPPAAAGGAHVAIRRFFKEKLTIDKLIAFGSLTQEAAGLLNALVACKQNIVVAGGTGSGKTSLLNALSSFIPDGERIVVIEDARELQLAKSHVVQLEAQPADERGRGRITIRDLFRATLRMRPDRIVVGEIRGGEAVDLVQAMTSGHGGCMSTLHATYPSDTLNRLETMALMGDVDLPLTALRAQIASAIDIIVQTSRLQDGSRCVTHITEVAGYAPDAGYQLVDLYTRRILGRDADGRVRSELVATGAAPRCQPMMEALGFAGGGS; translated from the coding sequence GTGACCGCCATCCCGATCGAGGTGTTCGAACACACGCTGCTCGAGTTCTTCGCGCCGATCCGGCCGTACCTCGAGGACCCGGGGGTGAGCGAGATCCTGATCAACGGCCCCCGCTCGATCATCGTCGAGCGATCCGGCCAGCTCATGCCCGTGCCCGCGGCGTTCGACAGCGACGCCGCGATCGAGGCCGCGCTGCGCAACCTCGCGCAGTACGTCGGCCGCCGGTTCGATCGCGAGCATCCGATTCTCGAGGGCCGGATGCCCGACGGCTCGCGGGTCGAGGCGATCTTGCCGCCAGCGGCCGCCGGCGGCGCCCACGTGGCGATCCGCCGGTTCTTCAAGGAGAAGCTCACGATCGACAAACTGATCGCGTTCGGCTCGCTCACGCAGGAAGCCGCCGGGCTGCTCAACGCGCTCGTCGCCTGCAAGCAGAACATCGTGGTCGCCGGCGGCACCGGCTCGGGCAAGACGTCGCTGCTCAACGCGCTGTCGTCGTTCATCCCCGACGGCGAGCGCATCGTCGTCATCGAGGACGCGCGCGAGCTGCAGCTCGCCAAGTCGCACGTCGTCCAGCTCGAGGCGCAGCCCGCCGACGAGCGCGGGCGCGGCCGGATCACGATCCGCGATCTGTTCCGGGCGACGCTGCGGATGCGGCCCGATCGGATCGTGGTCGGCGAGATCCGCGGCGGCGAAGCGGTGGACCTGGTGCAGGCGATGACGTCGGGCCACGGAGGCTGCATGTCGACGCTGCACGCGACCTACCCGAGCGACACGCTCAACCGGCTCGAGACGATGGCGCTGATGGGCGACGTCGACCTGCCGCTGACCGCGCTGCGCGCACAGATCGCGTCGGCGATCGACATCATCGTGCAGACCTCGCGGTTGCAGGACGGATCGCGCTGCGTCACCCACATCACCGAGGTCGCTGGCTACGCGCCCGACGCGGGGTACCAGCTCGTCGACCTGTACACCCGGCGCATCCTCGGCCGCGACGCGGACGGCCGCGTGCGATCGGAGCTCGTCGCCACGGGAGCGGCGCCGCGATGCCAGCCGATGATGGAAGCGCTCGGGTTCGCGGGAGGTGGATCGTGA